A region of the Ranitomeya imitator isolate aRanImi1 chromosome 10, aRanImi1.pri, whole genome shotgun sequence genome:
TCATAATGGTATGGTTACAATGTGCCAAGACGGCAAAGTCATGGGCCGGGGAGGATTCTTTACCATCGCCAGCAAAGTGAACGTCTCCAAAAGAAGCATTAATATTCTCCTTACACCAAGGCATACCATTACTGGCCACCACAAAGAGGGGGTTCGAGTACTTATTTCGGTAGTAGGCCATGGCTTTCTCTATATATTCTTTATCTGCTACAACTCCTTTGCGATCTCTTGGCATCACCTTAACATAGTCACCTCTGCGAACATGCACCCCGATAAAGGTGATATTTTTGCGATCTCCCCTCACTTGGGCGAGGTATTCATTAGCTTCTTCTTTGACATAGTCATGGAAAGTGAATTCCTGGAGAATCTCATCTCTGATGTGGTGATAAAAGGTCCATGACCATGGAGTGCCTGAAAACTGTACATGTTCATCAGAAATGTTCCTGTATTCAGGTAGCATCCAGTTCTTTAGCAGGTATCTCTTCCATTTCATGCGATTGGCCACCTCCAGTGGTAGAACCGGTACCTTTATCCTAAATAACTGGGATAACATATCGTGCATTTTGGGTAAGATGTAGGGTTGATGACCATTCATCTTGGCTAAAGCATAGAGGGTTGCGTATTTTCCCATTTGGTTTCCCAGCCGTCCTCCAGATTCTATTATCCAAACACTATTCACTGGATGGGAAATTCTTTGCGGTCCTAAATATTGATAATGTTTTTCTTTATTATTCTCCTCGATGGTTTTCCAGAATAACGTTGACTTCAAATTGTCTATAGTGATGTATTCCCAAATGACGAAATTCAGGATGATGAAGAAAAGCAATGAAATGATCACCGTCCAAGTAACACATCTGTTCATTGTCCAAGCTCTCCCGGAGCCAATGATATCTCTATATAAAGACAAGAGAAAAAGAAAAGTTCATCTTACTGTAACAGAGCAATCACCTTCTTTTACTTTGAGTTACAAACTTAATACATTTGTATTGGAAGGTAATCTTTAcattaaaggaaatctatcagGAGGTTTTttataatctgagggcagcatgatgtagtggctgagaccttgattccagtgatgtgtcacttattaggctgtatatttgtttaaaaaaaaatcagtgtttggtgagtaggagattatcactacaggactaggtgtcttctgTCATTTAGTCATCCGCTTTGTGTAACCCCCACTCCCACTCCCATCAGTGGTTTTAAAACAATGACTATATTTTAATAAATCCAGGAGTGAAGACATATCACTTAAAGCACCTCTCCAACATTTATTTTTATCGCAGATCTGGAGTGGTTCTACTAATTTAACGAAgctgccatcttcatctgttcCCAGTGCCGcttcagcagtttgtgacctgccggatcgctccatTGTTTGCTTGGTGATCCGGAAGTCACAACTCGCTGTATGTCTATGAGTcaatcagaagttgtggtcacaagatggcaacACAGGACTAGAGCTGCACTGGGAAGAGCGGAAGACTGCTGCGTGTAAGTATAAAACTAGGGAACTTAGATtactagcaccactccagcgctgaaaaagaAAATCACGCTGGAGGGGTGTTTTAATAAAGTGCTACACAAAGTTTaataactttccatgctggacaaagtTGTTAAAAGAGACCCCAAACTAATATACGTTAAGTTACTCTTTGACATTGCACAAAACATAAACGTGTTGCATTATACTTTTTTCTGCTGTGATATCCCTTTGCTCTGTTATGAATGAATTTAACGTTTGCCAGATCTTTGTATAAAATTAATATTAACGCAATCGTAACATTCTGCAGAATAATAGTAGTATTTTTTTACAGCATTTGTTTCTTTGTATTCTTGAACCCCaccccagaaaaaaaaatgtatatatgatCTGAATACCTGAAAATAAATGAAATATACTACTACAAGTACTATTCGCCCAGAATGAAAAACAAGAATGAATTGGACAACAATGATGGTGGAATACAAAAGTTATAGCTATAGGAatgtggtgattagggttgagcgaccttgacttttttagagtcgagtcgtgtttcgcgaaacccgactatcttagaagtcgagtcgagtggaattagggttagggttagggttagggtgcatagtcggcagtgagtggaggccaggaaaacacctacactgcccattttaatggcaaaaacatccattcttgttacagaagcttgtcaatcgtaatttaccttataataattggaaggcatttgaaattgggggtcatttggctaaagttgtggggggtagggctggttcaagtaattagtgggcccaggaaatctggaacacgtcacggcagtggagcagggagaggtaagtatttcaactttgcaagtgctgagatcctgagcaagcagggggggcccactcgttggcattggcactggcacagggcccctcaaagtacagcggtgtgtttgcacggctggggcgcctcccaccggcagcaacacttttgcgtactatgagaggccctgtgccagtgacgtcgccaactagtattcctcccctcacctgatgaaggaatctgcactttcatctgcaccttcctctttgtccccgtgtaaggtggtatggtatgcgggaagaggaacctgactttcagcagggtcacaatcttgctgtgtagcgtgcacggggaattttgcgttatgggtcaatgtaccagcagactcatctatcactggctggccaatgggcaggatgaggaggaaacacagatataggcccaaagaataaagttggctaaatgcagttcaaaattggtaacacaggactaaccagggggcattgcagtggaggacaactggaatgagaggctgacacagagagtaggcccaaatcagtaagtagtcgaaatgcagttcaaaattggcaaccgtagtaaacaggcggcacagctttgttcagtggaggagaacagcaagtagtggcagacaccgatagtaggccccaacccaactagtaggccaaatgcagtctaacattaacaactacttaacgaaagcctgaaaatggaatttcaggacaggaaaccaggagaacagcaaggagcagcagacactgttagtaggccccaaaccaactagtacgccaaatgcagttgttccatttaaccactatttaacaagagcctgaagatagaagctcaggaaaggcaacctggagaacaccttggagtggaacacaccgtctctacaccccatacacaatttgtaggcctaatgcagtgtagtttccaacaactactaaacgagagcattaagatcgaagcaatggcgaggaaacctggggaacaccttggagtggaacacaccatctctctacaccccatacccaatttgtaggcctaatgcagtgtagtttccaacaactactaaacgagagccagaagatcgaagcaatggagaggaaacctggggaacaccttggagtgtaacacaccatctctctacaccccatacccaatttgtaggcctaatgcagcgtagtttccaacaactactaaacgagagcattaagattgaagcaatggcgaggaaacctggggaacaccttggagtggaacacaccatctctctacaccccatacccattttgtaggcctaatgcagtgtagtttccaacaactactaaacgagagcctgaagatagaagctcaggaaaggcaacctggagaacaccttggagtggaacacaccgtctctacaccccatacccaatttgtaggcctaatgcagtgtagtttccaacaactactaaacgagagcattaagatcgaagcaatggcgaggaaacctggggaacaccttggagtgtaacacaccatctctctacaccccatacccaatttgtaggcctaatgcagcgtagtttccaacaactactaaacgagagcattaagatcgaagcaatggcgaggaaacctggggaacaccttggagtggaacacaccatctctctacaccccatacccattttgtaggcctaatgcagtgtagtttccaacaactactaaatgagagcctgaagatagaagctcaggaaaggcaacctggagaacaccttggagtggaacacgccgtctctacaccccatacccaatttgtaggcctaatgcagtgtagttttctacaactactaaacgagagtcggaagaccgaagcaatgtggacgaaacctggggcacaccttggggcggcagacaccgttagtaggccctaccaaagttgtacccccaatgcagttttaaaattcctagaggctgaaaacaagactattgacgctcagcttttttcaaaggaacacagctgaattgagtggcgcagacagagacaggtagtaggccttaaaccaaaaattgtggctcactgcagcttaaaaaaggttacaggggtacacaggcagcattgctctgggcagtggaagacaatttcaatagtggaccgcagacagactttgtacgcctactattaaaaaaaggatgctctatgcaataaaaaataggttccaggggcacacgggcagcagtggtctggtcagtgtaggagtagtagaaagaagggacc
Encoded here:
- the LOC138652187 gene encoding galactoside alpha-(1,2)-fucosyltransferase 2-like, with the protein product MNRCVTWTVIISLLFFIILNFVIWEYITIDNLKSTLFWKTIEENNKEKHYQYLGPQRISHPVNSVWIIESGGRLGNQMGKYATLYALAKMNGHQPYILPKMHDMLSQLFRIKVPVLPLEVANRMKWKRYLLKNWMLPEYRNISDEHVQFSGTPWSWTFYHHIRDEILQEFTFHDYVKEEANEYLAQVRGDRKNITFIGVHVRRGDYVKVMPRDRKGVVADKEYIEKAMAYYRNKYSNPLFVVASNGMPWCKENINASFGDVHFAGDGKESSPAHDFAVLAHCNHTIMTIGSFGFWSSYMAGGETIYLTNFTMPDSPMMTFFRYEAIYLPEWIGIPADLSPLLAEKGENNAGIV